A window of Micrococcus endophyticus contains these coding sequences:
- a CDS encoding DUF3151 domain-containing protein, whose translation MSESLIGKNLMEPPATRLPEEPEVLARLEAGDLPEDVVPVAPESSLVWALMAEDAWSEGRTVDSYAYARVGYHRGLDALRKAGWRGAGPVPYDHEPNRGFLRALYSLGRAAAGIGESEEVERIRTFLKDSDPTAAEKIEAAQGRSGI comes from the coding sequence ATGTCCGAGTCCCTGATCGGCAAGAACCTGATGGAGCCGCCGGCCACGCGCCTGCCGGAGGAGCCGGAGGTGCTCGCGCGCCTCGAGGCCGGCGACCTGCCGGAGGACGTGGTGCCCGTGGCGCCCGAGTCCTCGCTGGTGTGGGCGCTCATGGCGGAGGACGCCTGGTCCGAGGGCCGCACCGTGGACTCCTACGCGTACGCGCGCGTCGGCTACCACCGCGGCCTCGACGCCCTGCGCAAGGCCGGCTGGCGCGGCGCCGGGCCGGTGCCGTACGACCACGAGCCCAACCGCGGCTTCCTGCGCGCCCTCTACAGCCTGGGCCGTGCCGCCGCCGGGATCGGGGAGTCCGAGGAGGTCGAGCGCATCCGCACCTTCCTGAAGGACTCGGACCCCACGGCCGCGGAGAAGATCGAGGCCGCCCAGGGCCGCTCCGGGATCTGA
- the aceB gene encoding malate synthase A, with protein sequence MTTTTLTSGRHHAAPALHHTDEPVDTAAHTPLPHDVSTQALPVVAPAGAAPVVTVHGPVTDRQAEILTEDALAFLGRLHRVAEDRRRRLLEEREFTRQRITEGWDPHFLRATKRVREDDSWRVAPLAPGLKDRRVEITGPVDRKMTVNALNSGASGWLADFEDSSTPSWERMLDGQVNLYDAIRGQIDFTSPEGKEYRLRGAELTDRPTIIVRPRGWHLTDDHLRVDGEPMAGGLVDFGLYFFHNAAELVRRGHGPYFYLPKLESHLEARLWNCVFVAAQDALGIPQGTIRATVLIETITAAFQMEEILYQLRNHAAGLNAGRWDYIFSLIKNYRDRGPAYVLPDRAEVTMTQPMMRSYTEQLVRACHRRGASAIGGMSAVIPDRRDQAANEVAFAKVREDKTREARDGFDGSWVAHPDLVPVAREVFDEVLGEAPNQIRTRRREDVEPDEAGLLDVAATTGSVTEAGVRRNIEVGMRYIESWLRGQGAAAIHGLMEDAATAEISRSQVWQWAHNRTAVALEDGGTRTASREWMEQLVREEHARILAGPLPEGHRFEDARRVFCESALPPEYPAFLTLGAYRRHFSAERA encoded by the coding sequence ATGACCACCACGACCCTCACCTCCGGGCGGCACCACGCCGCCCCCGCCCTGCACCACACCGACGAGCCCGTCGACACCGCCGCCCACACGCCGCTGCCGCACGACGTCAGCACCCAGGCGCTGCCCGTCGTCGCCCCCGCCGGCGCCGCCCCCGTGGTCACCGTCCACGGCCCCGTGACCGACCGCCAGGCGGAGATCCTCACCGAGGACGCGCTCGCCTTCCTCGGTCGCCTGCACCGGGTGGCGGAGGACCGCCGCCGGCGGCTGCTGGAGGAGCGCGAGTTCACCCGGCAGCGCATCACCGAGGGCTGGGACCCGCACTTCCTGCGGGCCACGAAGCGGGTCCGCGAGGACGACTCGTGGCGCGTGGCCCCGCTCGCCCCGGGCCTGAAGGACCGCCGCGTGGAGATCACCGGCCCCGTGGACCGCAAGATGACCGTCAACGCCCTGAACTCGGGCGCCTCCGGCTGGCTCGCGGACTTCGAGGACTCCTCCACGCCCTCGTGGGAGAGGATGCTGGACGGGCAGGTGAACCTGTACGACGCGATCCGCGGCCAGATCGACTTCACGAGCCCGGAGGGCAAGGAGTACCGACTGCGCGGGGCCGAGCTCACGGACCGGCCGACGATCATCGTCCGCCCCCGCGGCTGGCACCTCACGGACGACCACCTCCGTGTGGACGGCGAGCCCATGGCCGGCGGCCTCGTGGACTTCGGCCTGTACTTCTTCCACAACGCCGCGGAGCTGGTCCGCCGCGGCCACGGCCCGTACTTCTACCTGCCCAAGCTCGAGTCCCACCTCGAGGCCCGCCTGTGGAACTGCGTGTTCGTGGCGGCTCAGGACGCCCTCGGCATCCCCCAGGGTACGATCCGCGCCACGGTGCTGATCGAGACCATCACGGCCGCGTTCCAGATGGAGGAGATCCTCTACCAGCTGCGCAACCACGCCGCCGGGCTCAACGCGGGCCGGTGGGACTACATCTTCTCCCTCATCAAGAACTACCGGGACCGCGGCCCGGCCTACGTGCTGCCGGACCGCGCGGAGGTCACTATGACCCAGCCGATGATGCGCTCCTACACCGAGCAGCTCGTGCGGGCCTGCCACCGCCGCGGCGCCTCCGCGATCGGCGGGATGTCCGCCGTGATCCCGGACCGCCGGGACCAGGCGGCCAACGAGGTCGCGTTCGCGAAGGTCCGCGAGGACAAGACCCGCGAGGCCCGCGATGGCTTCGACGGCTCCTGGGTGGCCCACCCGGACCTCGTGCCCGTGGCCCGCGAGGTGTTCGACGAGGTCCTCGGCGAGGCCCCGAACCAGATCCGCACGCGCCGCCGCGAGGACGTGGAGCCGGACGAGGCGGGCCTGCTCGACGTCGCCGCCACCACGGGCTCGGTCACCGAGGCCGGGGTGCGCCGCAACATCGAGGTGGGCATGCGGTACATCGAGTCCTGGCTGCGCGGCCAGGGGGCCGCGGCCATCCACGGGCTCATGGAGGACGCCGCCACGGCCGAGATCTCCCGCTCGCAGGTCTGGCAGTGGGCGCACAACCGCACCGCGGTCGCCCTGGAGGACGGCGGCACCCGCACCGCCTCGCGCGAGTGGATGGAGCAGCTCGTCCGCGAGGAGCACGCCCGCATCCTCGCCGGCCCGCTGCCGGAGGGCCACCGGTTCGAGGACGCGCGCCGCGTGTTCTGCGAGTCCGCGCTGCCGCCGGAGTACCCCGCGTTCCTCACGCTCGGGGCCTACCGCCGGCACTTCTCGGCCGAGCGCGCCTGA
- the aceA gene encoding isocitrate lyase: protein MTTQPHHSTPASAEQLQHDWDHNPRWAGIERTYSPDDVVRLRGRIQEEHTLARRGAEKLWTQLKDENARGDFTNALGALTGNQAVQQVKAGLRAIYLSGWQVAADANLSGHTYPDQSLYPANSVPQVVRRINNALLRADQIEHAEGVSSVEDWLVPIVADAEAGFGGPLNAYELMKSMITAGASGVHWEDQLASEKKCGHLGGKVLIPTGQHIRTLNAARLAADVADVPSVIIARTDAEAATLITSDVDERDAEFITGERTAEGFYKVRNGVEPCIARAKAYAPHADLIWMETGTPDLELARKFAEAVKAEFPDQMLSYNCSPSFNWKKNLDDDTIAKFQRELGAMGYTFQFITLAGFHALNHSMFDLAKGYHERQMSAYVELQEREFADEARGYTATKHQREVGTGYFDAVSTAINPDSSTVALAGSTESGQFH, encoded by the coding sequence ATGACCACCCAGCCCCACCACTCCACTCCCGCCTCCGCCGAGCAGCTCCAGCACGACTGGGACCACAACCCCCGCTGGGCCGGCATCGAGCGCACCTACTCCCCGGACGACGTCGTCCGTCTCCGCGGCCGGATCCAGGAGGAGCACACGCTGGCCCGCCGCGGCGCCGAGAAGCTGTGGACCCAGCTGAAGGACGAGAACGCCCGCGGTGATTTCACCAACGCCCTCGGCGCCCTCACCGGCAACCAGGCGGTCCAGCAGGTCAAGGCCGGGCTGCGCGCCATCTACCTCTCCGGCTGGCAGGTGGCCGCGGACGCCAACCTCTCCGGCCACACGTACCCGGACCAGTCCCTGTACCCGGCCAACTCCGTGCCGCAGGTGGTGCGCCGCATCAACAACGCCCTGCTGCGCGCGGACCAGATCGAGCACGCCGAGGGCGTCAGCAGCGTCGAGGACTGGCTCGTGCCGATCGTGGCCGATGCCGAGGCCGGCTTCGGCGGCCCGCTCAACGCCTACGAGCTCATGAAGTCGATGATCACCGCCGGCGCCTCCGGCGTGCACTGGGAGGACCAGCTGGCCTCGGAGAAGAAGTGCGGCCACCTCGGCGGCAAGGTGCTCATCCCCACCGGCCAGCACATCCGCACGCTCAACGCCGCCCGCCTGGCCGCCGACGTCGCCGACGTGCCCAGCGTGATCATCGCCCGCACCGACGCCGAGGCGGCCACGCTGATCACCTCGGACGTGGACGAGCGCGACGCCGAGTTCATCACCGGTGAGCGCACCGCGGAGGGCTTCTACAAGGTCCGCAACGGCGTCGAGCCCTGCATCGCCCGCGCCAAGGCCTACGCCCCGCACGCGGACCTGATCTGGATGGAGACCGGCACCCCGGACCTCGAGCTGGCCCGGAAGTTCGCCGAGGCTGTCAAGGCCGAGTTCCCGGACCAGATGCTTTCCTACAACTGCTCGCCGTCCTTCAACTGGAAGAAGAACCTCGACGACGACACCATCGCCAAGTTCCAGCGCGAGCTGGGTGCCATGGGCTACACCTTCCAGTTCATCACGCTGGCCGGCTTCCACGCCCTGAACCACTCCATGTTCGACCTGGCCAAGGGCTACCACGAGCGCCAGATGTCCGCGTACGTCGAGCTGCAGGAGCGCGAGTTCGCCGACGAGGCCCGCGGCTACACCGCGACCAAGCACCAGCGCGAGGTCGGCACCGGCTACTTCGACGCTGTGTCCACCGCCATCAACCCGGACAGCTCCACGGTGGCCCTGGCGGGCTCCACGGAGTCCGGCCAGTTCCACTGA
- a CDS encoding helix-turn-helix domain-containing protein: MMTRPLLEDSATVDAVALGRRVRHLRKQAGLTLDQLADRTGVSGSHLSLVENARREPRLSLVQRIAEVLGVPVEDLLTGRAPTRRAELEIEVERFARSEHYASLGLPPLRIGPRTPTEVLEVIAGLEAELRRRLEEQAATPEEARRANAQLRARMRAVDNHYPDLEAEAQRLLDAIGHTGGPLGLHAVSSLAEHLGFTLSFVANLPHSTRSVTDLKHGRIHVSGGRASDHDRRTVVLQALAAAVLGHGEPRDYEDFLSQRVAVNYLAGALLMPQRPASALLRAAQKRRDLSVDDLKDAFGVSYEAAAHRFTNLATVDLGIRCHFQKVHETGVIHKAYENDGLVFPADHTGAIEGQAACRRWGARQAFGRSDRFRAHTQYTDAPNGTYWCTSMVEHGPDGLFALSVGTAFEHARHFRGADTRHRITSTCPDPRCCRLPDPALEAEWGGHVWPAARMHAHLLAAMPTQAFPGVDEVEVFEFLESQRDRTPGAPGADAPDGAGGVTP, from the coding sequence ATGATGACCCGCCCGCTTCTCGAGGACAGCGCGACCGTGGACGCCGTCGCACTGGGCCGCCGCGTCCGGCACCTGCGCAAGCAGGCCGGACTCACCCTGGACCAGCTCGCGGACCGCACGGGCGTGAGCGGCTCGCACCTGTCCCTCGTGGAGAACGCCCGCCGCGAGCCGCGGCTCTCGCTGGTCCAGCGGATCGCGGAGGTCCTGGGCGTGCCGGTCGAGGACCTGCTCACCGGCCGGGCCCCCACCCGTCGGGCCGAACTGGAGATCGAGGTCGAACGGTTCGCGCGCTCGGAGCACTACGCCTCCCTCGGCCTGCCTCCGCTGCGCATCGGGCCCCGCACCCCCACCGAGGTCCTCGAGGTGATCGCGGGGCTGGAGGCCGAGCTGCGCCGTCGCCTGGAGGAGCAGGCCGCCACCCCCGAGGAGGCGCGCCGCGCCAACGCCCAGCTGCGCGCCCGGATGCGCGCGGTGGACAACCACTACCCCGACCTCGAGGCCGAGGCGCAGCGGCTGCTCGACGCGATCGGCCACACGGGCGGGCCGCTGGGCCTGCACGCCGTGTCCAGTCTCGCCGAGCACCTGGGCTTCACCCTGAGCTTCGTGGCCAACCTGCCGCACTCCACGCGCTCGGTCACGGACCTGAAGCACGGCCGTATCCACGTCAGCGGGGGCCGCGCCAGCGACCACGACCGGCGCACTGTGGTGCTGCAGGCGCTCGCGGCCGCCGTCCTGGGCCACGGCGAGCCGCGGGACTACGAGGACTTCCTCTCCCAGCGGGTGGCCGTGAACTACCTCGCCGGCGCCCTGCTGATGCCGCAGCGGCCCGCGAGCGCCCTGCTGCGCGCCGCCCAGAAGCGCCGGGACCTGTCCGTGGACGACCTGAAGGACGCGTTCGGCGTCTCCTACGAGGCGGCCGCCCACCGCTTCACCAACCTGGCCACCGTGGACCTGGGCATCCGCTGCCACTTCCAGAAGGTCCACGAGACGGGGGTGATCCACAAGGCCTACGAGAACGACGGGCTCGTGTTCCCGGCGGACCACACGGGCGCCATCGAGGGCCAGGCCGCCTGCCGGCGATGGGGGGCCCGGCAGGCGTTCGGGCGCAGCGACCGGTTCCGCGCGCACACCCAGTACACGGACGCCCCGAACGGCACCTACTGGTGCACCTCGATGGTGGAGCACGGCCCGGACGGGCTGTTCGCCCTCTCCGTGGGCACGGCGTTCGAGCACGCTCGGCACTTCCGCGGAGCCGACACGCGGCACCGGATCACCTCCACGTGCCCGGACCCGCGCTGCTGCCGCCTGCCGGACCCGGCCCTAGAGGCGGAGTGGGGCGGGCACGTGTGGCCGGCGGCCCGCATGCACGCCCACCTGTTGGCGGCCATGCCCACCCAGGCGTTCCCCGGGGTGGACGAGGTGGAGGTCTTCGAGTTCCTCGAGTCCCAGCGGGACCGCACCCCGGGCGCGCCCGGGGCCGACGCCCCCGACGGCGCCGGGGGCGTCACGCCGTGA
- the fbaA gene encoding class II fructose-bisphosphate aldolase: MPIASPDKYAEMIDAAKNGAFAYPAINVTSSQTLNAAIRGFAEAGSDGIIQVSTGGAAYFSGASVKDMVTGSLAMAAFAREVAKNYSVNIALHTDHCPKDKLDEFVMPLLDASEAEVKAGRDPIFNSHMWDGSAETLEENLRIGKELLARTHANKQILEVEIGVVGGEEDGVAHEINDKLYTTVEDGIATIEALGLGEQGRYMTALTFGNVHGVYKPGNVKLRPQILEDIQKAVGEKYGKERPFDLVFHGGSGSAAQEIADSVSYGVVKMNVDTDTQYAFSRPVAGHMFENYAGVLKVDGEVGDKKMYDPRVWGAKAEEAMAARIVQACQELNSAGTSIG; encoded by the coding sequence ATGCCCATCGCATCCCCGGACAAGTACGCCGAGATGATCGACGCCGCCAAGAACGGCGCCTTCGCCTACCCGGCGATCAACGTCACCAGCTCCCAGACCCTGAATGCCGCCATCCGCGGCTTCGCCGAGGCCGGCTCGGACGGCATCATCCAGGTCTCCACCGGCGGCGCCGCCTACTTCTCCGGCGCCTCCGTGAAGGACATGGTCACCGGCTCCCTGGCCATGGCCGCCTTCGCCCGCGAGGTCGCCAAGAACTACTCCGTGAACATCGCCCTGCACACGGACCACTGCCCCAAGGACAAGCTCGACGAGTTCGTCATGCCCCTGCTGGACGCCTCCGAGGCCGAGGTGAAGGCCGGGCGCGACCCGATCTTCAACTCCCACATGTGGGACGGCTCCGCCGAGACCCTCGAGGAGAACCTGCGCATCGGCAAGGAGCTGCTGGCCCGCACCCACGCCAACAAGCAGATCCTCGAGGTGGAGATCGGCGTCGTCGGCGGCGAGGAGGACGGCGTCGCCCACGAGATCAACGACAAGCTCTACACCACCGTGGAGGACGGCATCGCCACCATCGAGGCCCTCGGCCTCGGCGAGCAGGGCCGTTACATGACCGCCCTGACCTTCGGCAACGTGCACGGCGTCTACAAGCCGGGCAACGTGAAGCTGCGCCCGCAGATCCTCGAGGACATCCAGAAGGCCGTGGGCGAGAAGTACGGCAAGGAGCGCCCGTTCGACCTCGTGTTCCACGGCGGCTCCGGCTCCGCCGCCCAGGAGATCGCGGACTCGGTGAGCTACGGCGTCGTGAAGATGAACGTGGACACGGACACCCAGTACGCGTTCTCCCGCCCCGTGGCCGGCCACATGTTCGAGAACTACGCCGGCGTGCTGAAGGTGGACGGCGAGGTCGGCGACAAGAAGATGTACGACCCCCGCGTGTGGGGCGCCAAGGCCGAGGAGGCCATGGCCGCCCGCATCGTGCAGGCGTGCCAGGAGCTCAACTCGGCCGGCACCAGCATCGGCTGA
- a CDS encoding lipase family protein — MSRRRRVRPLSTAAALAVVAGLCAPGALAQDPVPAPDAPEVRAAVEDLSRPASPAEERSWDAARAEHAEATAGDAFYRPPATIPARPGTLIRSEPSAFYLDPVKLIRVPARATRILYSSVDAQGRPMAVSGTVLTPTAPWTRGGERPVIGYAVGTQGAADRCAPSRTLSTGEQYEGVGITSLLDRGHTVVVTDYEGLGTPGTHTYMVRESQAHAVLDSVRAAAQVDGAEVTASSPVALAGYSQGGGASAAAAELAPSYAPELDLKGAYAGAPPADLVQVADRIDGGSYSAFLLYAMSGQLAAYDVDPAVHLNEHGRQVLADAVETCVTDSGEHGSLDSSALTHTGQSFPQLVRTDPQLAGILAEQKLGAEGRHPEVPVMIAHSLTDDVIPYRTGRELGLRWCAEGARVRFDPVLTPTHMGGYVAALPRMHSFLDAALADRWTPNSCGWF, encoded by the coding sequence ATGTCACGCCGTCGCCGCGTCCGTCCGCTCTCCACCGCCGCCGCCCTCGCCGTCGTCGCCGGCCTCTGCGCCCCCGGCGCCCTCGCCCAGGACCCGGTCCCCGCCCCGGACGCGCCCGAGGTGCGCGCCGCCGTCGAGGACCTGTCCCGGCCCGCGAGCCCCGCCGAGGAGCGCAGCTGGGACGCGGCCCGCGCCGAGCACGCCGAGGCCACCGCCGGCGACGCCTTCTACCGGCCGCCCGCCACGATCCCCGCGCGGCCGGGCACGCTGATCCGCAGCGAGCCCAGCGCGTTCTACCTGGACCCGGTGAAGCTGATCCGGGTGCCGGCCCGGGCCACGCGCATCCTCTACTCCTCCGTGGACGCGCAGGGCCGCCCCATGGCGGTCTCCGGCACGGTCCTGACCCCCACGGCGCCGTGGACCCGCGGCGGCGAGCGTCCGGTGATCGGCTACGCCGTGGGCACGCAGGGCGCCGCCGACCGCTGTGCCCCCTCGCGCACCCTCTCCACCGGCGAGCAGTACGAGGGCGTGGGCATCACGTCCCTGCTGGACCGCGGCCACACCGTGGTGGTCACCGACTACGAGGGCCTCGGCACCCCCGGAACGCACACGTACATGGTCCGCGAGTCCCAGGCGCACGCCGTGCTGGACTCCGTGCGCGCGGCCGCCCAGGTGGACGGCGCGGAGGTCACCGCGAGCTCCCCCGTGGCGCTGGCCGGCTACTCGCAGGGCGGCGGGGCCTCCGCCGCCGCGGCCGAGCTGGCCCCCTCCTACGCCCCCGAACTGGACCTCAAGGGCGCCTACGCGGGCGCCCCGCCCGCCGACCTCGTGCAGGTCGCGGACCGGATCGACGGCGGCTCGTACTCCGCCTTCCTGCTGTACGCGATGAGCGGGCAGCTGGCGGCCTACGACGTCGACCCGGCGGTCCACCTGAACGAGCACGGCAGGCAGGTGCTCGCCGACGCCGTGGAGACCTGCGTGACGGACAGCGGGGAGCACGGCTCCCTGGACTCCTCCGCCCTGACGCACACCGGGCAGTCCTTCCCGCAGCTGGTGCGCACCGACCCGCAGCTGGCCGGGATCCTCGCCGAGCAGAAGCTCGGGGCGGAGGGGCGCCACCCGGAGGTGCCCGTGATGATCGCCCACTCCCTCACGGACGACGTCATCCCGTACCGCACCGGCCGGGAGCTGGGGCTGCGCTGGTGCGCCGAGGGCGCCCGCGTTCGCTTCGACCCGGTCCTCACCCCCACCCACATGGGCGGCTACGTGGCCGCGCTGCCGCGGATGCACTCGTTCCTCGACGCGGCGCTGGCCGACCGGTGGACCCCGAACTCCTGCGGCTGGTTCTGA
- a CDS encoding SMP-30/gluconolactonase/LRE family protein, with translation MRAEQVTDPIAYHGEGPVWAEHWGTAASGLAAGGGLRWVDMLAGDVLSLRADGAVERTHVGDVAAVVRPRAGGGAVLAVERGFALMSPEGELTTLPELWGPEAGLRMNEGGCDPDGRFHAGSMAYAKTPGAASLHRLSPGPDGGAGEVDVVLTGATTSNGLEWSPGGSLAYYNDTPTRQVAVFDYSREEGLTNRRVLVDVLDGEGKPDGLTVDAEGGIWVAVISHGQIHRYTPEGTLDEVVEVPVQKTTACTFGGEALGTLYITTSWENMERGEDPLAGALFAVRPGVTGLPARPFAG, from the coding sequence ATGCGCGCCGAACAGGTCACCGATCCCATCGCCTATCACGGCGAGGGCCCCGTCTGGGCCGAGCACTGGGGCACCGCCGCGTCCGGCCTGGCCGCCGGCGGGGGCCTGCGCTGGGTGGACATGCTCGCCGGGGACGTGCTGTCCCTGCGCGCGGACGGTGCCGTGGAACGCACCCACGTGGGCGACGTGGCCGCCGTCGTGCGTCCCCGCGCCGGCGGCGGCGCCGTGCTCGCCGTGGAGCGCGGCTTCGCGCTGATGAGCCCCGAGGGCGAGCTCACCACGCTGCCCGAGCTGTGGGGCCCCGAGGCCGGGCTGCGCATGAACGAGGGCGGCTGCGACCCGGACGGCCGCTTCCACGCCGGCTCCATGGCGTACGCGAAGACGCCGGGCGCGGCGAGCCTGCACCGCCTCTCCCCCGGGCCGGACGGCGGCGCCGGCGAGGTGGACGTGGTGCTCACCGGCGCGACGACGTCCAACGGCCTGGAGTGGTCCCCGGGCGGGTCGCTGGCGTACTACAACGACACCCCGACGCGGCAGGTCGCAGTGTTCGACTACTCCCGCGAGGAGGGGCTGACCAACCGGCGCGTGCTCGTGGACGTGCTGGACGGCGAGGGCAAGCCCGACGGGCTGACCGTGGACGCCGAGGGCGGCATCTGGGTGGCCGTGATCAGCCACGGGCAGATCCACCGCTACACGCCCGAGGGGACGCTGGACGAGGTGGTGGAGGTGCCCGTGCAGAAGACCACCGCGTGCACCTTCGGCGGCGAGGCTCTGGGCACCCTCTACATCACGACGTCCTGGGAGAACATGGAGCGCGGCGAGGATCCGCTGGCCGGCGCGCTCTTCGCGGTGCGCCCGGGCGTGACGGGCCTGCCGGCCCGCCCCTTCGCCGGCTGA
- a CDS encoding TrmH family RNA methyltransferase has protein sequence MGPGTSENSPETREKREEREGREEREVGVGPWEGPWPEDPRYDPELLRDGDRRNVVDGYRYWTLEAIVADLDARRHPFHVAIENWQHDLNIGTVVRTANAFNAAGVHVIGRRRWNRRGAMVTDRYLHVRHHATVEEFTAWAAAEGLPVLGVDLFPESVPLESFELPRECVLVFGQEGPGLSEEVRAASAAVLSIAQYGSTRSINAGVAAGIAMHAWVRQHGGAPTSSS, from the coding sequence GTGGGGCCCGGGACTTCCGAGAACTCACCCGAAACGCGGGAAAAGCGGGAGGAGCGGGAGGGCCGGGAGGAGCGGGAGGTCGGCGTCGGCCCGTGGGAGGGGCCCTGGCCCGAGGACCCGCGCTACGACCCAGAGTTGCTGCGCGACGGCGACCGGCGCAACGTCGTCGACGGGTACCGGTACTGGACGCTCGAGGCGATCGTCGCGGACCTCGACGCGCGGCGGCACCCCTTCCACGTGGCCATCGAGAACTGGCAGCACGACCTGAACATCGGCACCGTGGTGCGCACCGCCAATGCCTTCAATGCGGCGGGCGTGCACGTGATCGGGCGGCGGCGCTGGAACCGCCGCGGCGCCATGGTCACGGACCGGTACCTGCACGTGCGGCACCACGCCACGGTGGAGGAGTTCACGGCCTGGGCCGCGGCCGAGGGGCTGCCCGTGCTCGGCGTGGACCTGTTCCCCGAGTCCGTGCCGCTCGAGTCGTTCGAGCTCCCGCGGGAGTGCGTGCTGGTGTTCGGCCAGGAGGGGCCGGGGCTGTCCGAGGAGGTGCGGGCGGCGAGCGCGGCGGTGCTGTCGATCGCGCAGTACGGGTCCACGCGCTCGATCAACGCCGGGGTGGCCGCCGGGATCGCGATGCACGCCTGGGTGCGGCAGCACGGGGGCGCGCCGACGTCGTCGTCCTGA
- a CDS encoding CorA family divalent cation transporter, protein MTMIDNAVYVDGRRVHAPSTLEDTWQAAEASGGMAWLGLYRPDTDELRAVADELHLHPLAVEDALEGGERAKLDRYGEDWFMVLHPARYVDSTETVEFGEIGIFTGDRYVVTVRHAEEPDLAAVRRALETEGRERLALGPWQVTFEILDKVVDDYVPVADGLEQDIEEIEDQIFSGAGHVSRRIYELSREVLHFQHAIRALPVIVEQLQEGARARLREEEHRREVGAPRTGDVHEWDQDELSEEGAFEVENLRRLRDVHDHAVQINERVTAMRQMLANALELDSTLASKRLAEQSIEQNEQVKRISSWAAIIFAPQLVGSIYGMNFTHMPELHWVWGYPFALALMLSVGVVLFVLFKRNDWL, encoded by the coding sequence GTGACGATGATCGACAACGCCGTGTACGTGGACGGCCGCCGGGTCCACGCCCCCTCCACCCTGGAGGACACGTGGCAGGCCGCGGAGGCGTCGGGCGGCATGGCCTGGCTGGGGCTCTACCGGCCGGACACCGACGAGCTGCGCGCCGTCGCCGACGAGCTGCACCTGCACCCGCTGGCCGTGGAGGACGCCCTCGAGGGCGGCGAGCGGGCCAAGCTGGACCGGTACGGCGAGGACTGGTTCATGGTGCTGCACCCGGCGCGCTACGTGGACAGCACGGAGACCGTGGAGTTCGGGGAGATCGGCATCTTCACGGGCGATCGCTACGTGGTCACCGTGCGCCACGCCGAGGAGCCGGACCTGGCCGCCGTGCGGCGCGCGCTGGAGACGGAGGGCCGCGAGCGCCTGGCCCTCGGACCGTGGCAGGTGACGTTCGAGATCCTGGACAAGGTGGTGGACGACTACGTGCCCGTGGCCGACGGGCTGGAGCAGGACATCGAGGAGATCGAGGACCAGATCTTCTCCGGGGCCGGCCACGTCTCCCGCCGGATCTACGAGCTCTCCCGCGAGGTGCTGCACTTCCAGCACGCCATCCGCGCCCTGCCGGTGATCGTGGAGCAGCTGCAGGAGGGCGCCCGCGCACGCCTGCGCGAGGAGGAGCACCGCCGGGAGGTCGGCGCCCCGCGGACCGGGGACGTGCACGAGTGGGACCAGGACGAGCTCAGCGAGGAGGGCGCGTTCGAGGTCGAGAACCTGCGTCGGCTGCGCGACGTCCACGACCACGCCGTGCAGATCAACGAGCGCGTGACGGCCATGCGGCAGATGCTCGCGAACGCCCTGGAGCTGGACTCCACGCTCGCGTCCAAGCGGCTGGCGGAGCAGTCGATCGAGCAGAACGAGCAGGTCAAGCGGATCTCGTCCTGGGCGGCGATCATCTTCGCGCCGCAGCTGGTGGGCTCGATCTACGGCATGAACTTCACGCACATGCCGGAGCTGCACTGGGTGTGGGGCTACCCGTTCGCGCTGGCGCTGATGCTGTCCGTGGGCGTGGTGCTGTTCGTGCTGTTCAAGCGCAACGACTGGCTGTAG
- the pyrE gene encoding orotate phosphoribosyltransferase: protein MTAPTATAAPTPEQDRERLKELIKELAVVHGRVTLSSGKEADYYVDLRRVTLHHEAAPLIGRVMLRLLEDNGVQFETMGGLTMGADPVATAMMHQAGAQGRALDAFVVRKAQKSYGMGRQVEGPGVDGRDVVVLEDTSTTGGSALTAVEGVRRAGGRVQAVAVIVDRATGAAERVAEEAGVPYLYAFGKDELGLD from the coding sequence ATGACCGCGCCGACCGCCACCGCCGCCCCCACGCCCGAGCAGGACCGCGAGCGCCTCAAGGAGCTCATCAAGGAGCTCGCCGTGGTGCACGGCCGGGTGACCCTCTCCTCCGGCAAGGAGGCCGACTACTACGTGGACCTGCGCCGGGTGACGCTGCACCACGAGGCGGCCCCGCTGATCGGCCGCGTCATGCTGCGCCTGCTCGAGGACAACGGCGTGCAGTTCGAGACCATGGGCGGCCTCACCATGGGCGCCGACCCCGTCGCCACCGCGATGATGCACCAGGCCGGCGCGCAGGGCCGCGCCCTGGACGCCTTCGTGGTGCGCAAGGCCCAGAAGTCCTACGGGATGGGCCGCCAGGTCGAGGGCCCCGGCGTGGACGGGCGCGACGTCGTCGTGCTGGAGGACACCTCCACCACCGGCGGCTCCGCACTGACCGCCGTGGAGGGCGTGCGCAGGGCCGGCGGGCGCGTGCAGGCCGTGGCCGTGATCGTGGACCGCGCCACCGGCGCCGCCGAGCGCGTGGCCGAGGAGGCCGGCGTGCCCTACCTGTACGCGTTCGGCAAGGACGAGCTCGGGCTGGACTGA